The nucleotide sequence TTGGGTCgggaatgggtcgaaagcggaccgAAAACAGACATTcgtccgtttgctcccgcgcgtTGGGCCACCTTTTCTGTCTGTTTAACCCCAAACGGACGCGGCCGGAccatttggggtcatgcgttggagttgccctaagcCATGGTCAGGTATAACCCCTGACACAATCAATGTACTGCATTGATATGGCAGGTAACTGGCACGGTGGCAGTATTCACACTTGGCCTGATATTGCAACCTAACCATTGCATATAAAGGTTGCCTATGGGGTTCTAACCCATCAGTCATTGTTTCCATCAAAGAACATCTGGTAGAGTTTCTTACTGACAGCTAAGGTTCACTGCTTTCTCTATGTTGTTAAATATAGTGTTATAGTCATCACCAATCAACAGATAATGTTAGTAATTATTTCTGTTGCCAAACATTAACTCCACTGGAATAACGAAAAACAGCACTCTTAATTTCACTCATGTCAGGATAACAACAGACTCACAATTATACAGAACTATCATGCTGAAAGCTATTTGCTCATTACAAAGCATACCAGCGAATCGGTGAGCAGTCTGAATGTAACACCCAAACCTGCTAATATTTGTCACCCTTGTTTCATCTTGATCATTTAATTGAGTTGTAATACATAATACAATGAGATTTGAGAAGGCATCATCATTCATCTAGTTCTACAGATTCCAGCATCAGTAACAGCAGTCCTTGTCTACAACAGAGGCACTTAATTAACAGAAGATCAATTGCTCCACTTCTCTTCAACCAATCCATATCCCACAACGACAACGCAAGCCCGCATTCCCCTGCCAACCATAACCGATAAAGGAGATTTATTTGCAGAAGGCTAGCGTGAAGTTGCATCGAGGATGAGAAACAGAAGACTTGCTAATCTTTTGGTATGTACAGAACTGGAAGTGGGTCAGCTCAGAGCAAAAATCCTAAACCGCGGCATCTTTAGCATTGGACAACACATTGTATTTTTATCTGCCCGCATGATCACATCAACTGGGGATCTGAATGAGCATAGAAATCGTTCCAGGTAGAGAGCAAACACATAGTGTTTTAAAGCTGCAATGAAGTGTGGTCCCTGCAGTGAGATCTTGTGGCATCAAAACACCATCCTTAAAGAAAAAACTTAATGATTGTCCACATAGAGAATGCCTCTCCTTATTACTGGCTTCGGCCTCTGCACTGCTTTCCAAGTGACATGTACAATCCCTTGAAACAAAACTAACATCACCCTGACAAACACAATGCTCTGAGATGATTTGCAGATAACGCTTTTTTCCAATTTCTTCTTTACAGCCAACTACACCTTGAGAGCTGTGCCATTTTCTAACTGTTGCTAGTAGTTTCAGTGAGCAAGATGAGAGAATGTCATGCATATCATCAACGGTTAAGCAATGCTTATTAGGCCATACTGAATTTGAAAGAATATCATGAGACACCTTATAAACAGCATGGAAGCATGTGGAGCAACATTCATATAGACATGAAGATTTTGGAACTGAGAGATTATTTATGCTATCTTGCACTTGACCATTAATCGGATGACCTGACCCAACATCATTAAGAGGAAAGCTGGTATGCAACTCATTACCACTGCCATGAGATTCAGAAGACATCGTCTTCTTTGGTACTTCTACATTGTCCATAGCAGCTGGGCATGCACTTGAATTTTCTGCCCTTTGCATATTATTGAAATCTTCAACAGATTCAGAGAGGCTTTCAGATCTTTGAATATCTGGCTTGCATTTTGCTTTACCATTGGTAACTCTGGACATTTTCCAGCCGTTGTTTACTCCATCAGATCCTCCATCATTTATTACTGGATCTGCAGGTGTAAGAGCACTTTTGGGCGCATCGGGTGAAGCAGAACAGACAAGATCTTGTTCCACTGCATCCATCCTGGATATAGATGTCAAATGATCATTACCAATGTTGCAGACCACACTATGAATTTCAAGTTGGTCTGGACCTTGGACtgccttgtcatgcatctcacTAGGACAGGAAGCAGGGCCAACCAGATGGTCGTGTGACTGTTGGGCTGAATTGTCTTGGACCTCGGTAGAGCCGCCAACAGGACCAGCCAGTACATTGCTTTCTGTAGCGTAACTGGTACTTTCACACTCTCTTGTGCATGACTTTCCTAGACTTGCTGTCTTTGTACCTAATGCTCTTGTCCTAGTGTCAGGATGTAATCTGTAGATGAAAGCAAAAGGAAGAAAACAAAAGGTCAGTAAAATTCGTCACAGGATCAGCAATATTAAGTACCAACATGATCTTGCTGGCCTAGCACACCTGACTTAAGAAAGAAACAATACTAGCAATCAATAGAAACATAAGACTGATTCGTCAGGCATACCTTTGGAAGGTGTACGCCCAGCTGTTCACGATGTCATCCAGATATGCTACTTGAGATAGAATATGGAAGTACCGATATCGACTTTTCTTTTCCAAAATTTTAATTCGGATCTGCTCAACTAACAGTTCCAAGACCTTTCTCACCTCAGCACAGACTTCCATAACAGATTCATAGACACCTCTATATGCTAATAAACCAACAGCAACCAACCCTCTCACACAAAGGGACTTCTCCTTGCCCTTAACAACACTGTGTCCTTCAGATAATGATTTATTGGATGAGGTACTGCTATGTAATAAACAGGAATTAAACGGCCAGCCTTTCCATGGTTCATTTATATCAGTGCAGGGGCCTTCCCGCAGTTTTGAGGTAACCCAACAGAGTTTAGAGAACTGCGGGTGCTGCAGTATCTGAATTCCGAAGGCAATAATAGAAAGTGCTTCATTGCCCTTCATAGTTCTACTAGAAGGATTTCTTGAGACACTCTCGTGAAAATCAAGTTCCTCAGGATCTTCCTCTCTATCTTTCACATCAGATGCTGATGGCTGTAGCTGAGCACTGCATGTGGCCAGCTTTGTAGGATATGAGGGCCGTTTGTCAACATACAAAGAAGACTTCGCCAATATGATGGATTCCTGGTTCTCACAGGATTTTGATTTATCTGGTGCACTAATTTCCATGGGAGAAAAGACTTCTTTCTGATCATCACGACTGTTATGAGCTCTGTCATGCAATAATTGAACATGATGCTGAATTAAGTCATGTGATAACCGCAAAGCGCATGAATCGAGCACCTCGTCCCAGCTAATAGAGCTGTCAACATTCACAGAGAATCTTGGTACAGTGTGTTCTGAAGAACTAagacattgatctacaacatgtgTGCTGAAGAAATGCTTTACTCCGCATGGAAGATCTTGGAACTTCAGCTCACTAGTGGCCTGTAAGTGAAGTATCAGCTACATATCCCATTTATATATAATCAGGTCAGCTAATTACCACTAAATCTCAAGTCTAAATAGTAATGGGCAATCGCCAATGGTGAAAACATTCACCGTGTTCAACATGAATATGAGATGAAAGATTAACCAGCAAGGCAGTAACAAATGAACCAACCAGCTCTTTATCATTTGCACAAACAGACCAAATAACAAATACATAACTGAGCACATCACTATTGTTGCTATTAAGATCCGTGGGCGAACTACTGCTATACAATGTTGCACAATTGAATTTGAGCAATCACTCCCAGCTACGAACTACTTGCTACTAACTTCTAGAGCAAATTTGGGGTTAGTTTGGCAATGCAGTGGCTTTTAGGTTACGGTTTTGTTTATTAATTCCAGATATGCTCAGTAATCAACTAAGAGACATAGCAGAAATATTTTACAATGATTGGTAAAGATTCTCTCAACTAACCATATGTTGCAGCATGGACTGATCACAACCTTTATGTCATTTTAAGTTTGTGTTGTAAGACCCAAAAGCATGATTTAACAAAGATAAATACAAAATATCCTTTTCTTAATAACAGTTTTAGTTGTTTTTAGTTTAGATTATCATATAGAAAGAAATGCAAACAAGGTGATAACATTGCATGACTAGAAATCCTCAGAGGCGTACTCATCATGTTAATGAACTTAAATGCAGTATTTTAGCCATGAACTTACCATGCACATTCCTTTGTGACATTTTATGGAGGACAGCACGAAATGCATACATATATACAGAAAATCTCAAGCAAAAAGGAAGTCAAAAGAAATATGGCATGAAGAGTGGAGATGAAGCTTACCAGAACACTTATGGATACAGATGCTGATAATGAACCCATCTGATCAACCAAAGTATTCCAAACTTCTGAACATTTTGGCATGCTTTCAACTGGCGAGGAGGCCAACTTGCTTGTATCCATGTTGTGCCCATGATCTTCTGTTTCCTGTTCATGGACCGTGTTGACTGCCCACAGATCAATTCTAGGCATGTAGATTATGCACCTTCCAAGGTGTAGGCCTTTCACTGGTCAAGGAAAAGCAAAAACAAACTATGGTTACTCACTTATATCCATTGGAAACAAATGAAAGATACTAATAGAGTACTAGATGGATAGTCAATAGATCATTGGACATCAACTAAAAGAGGAATCAGGCATAACATAGTTTACCTATATATAAAACCATAAAGGCACTCTCCTCCAGGAACATAAGTTACTGAAACAACATTACATTGATTGCCTTTGGAATTTGGATAGTGTGAGTGTGTGACAATGGCTTCTAAACTCACATGATGTGGCCAAAAGAGGATAATGGTTCAGCTAAACTAAGTCTGCTAATTTACATCAGGCCAGATATGGGTTGGCAACTTGGAATTAAATTCAATCTATAAAGAATCATCATTGCTATGGTGCATCAATCTTCAGTGCATATATTCAGTAACTTGGCAATGTGCAGCTCAACTGAAATGAATTCAACCTCAAATGGATAAAACAACTTGAATTGTCCAATGTAGATACATATTAGCTACATACTCAACTCGCTTTCTAATATGTGATGAACACTTCACAGGAAAATGCAACTTTGATCAGTGGAAAGATCCAACACCAGGTGCATGACTATCTTcatatagctaattttcttgataaaACAAGTTTTTTGTTTTTACTACGTGTCAACTGCACAGTGCTTGCGAAAAGTCGGTTGGTTGTGGATGACTGGCTGCCCATATCAGATAAGATTAGCGCATGCACATCAGTAAAGCCCAATAAGATAGTTCTCTATAATGTATTTGTCTATTTAAATAGACTCCTGAATACATGACTGAAGGTTACATCCAGGAAAGCTCCTACTTTCTAAGTAACATCCAAACCTGTTTAGACAAGACAGAGTATGTTGTTGCGTTATAACTGCAGAGAATACTAATCCAAAGTCATGGCACAAAATGGCAGTGTTCTCTATGCTGCTACAGTTACTGTGCAGCCAGCAACAGTAGCACCATGAAAAGTTCATAATGACAGAATCTGATTGCAAAGTTAACAAATTTAAGCCTAAAGGAAGTTGTTGACTTATCATCGATTCTTATACAGATAACTCCTGAATGAGCATTAATTTCACATACTCACGAGTCACCTTTTTTAGATGGTGGAGATTTTATTCATCCCCAGCCTCTGTTACATGCATATAGACAGtacaaaatgaaaaataaaatacaCAGGCAAAGAACATTAACACTCAAGATACAGCAAAAATACAGACGAAAAGTTAACTGGTAATTTCTTAGTCAACATTTCAGAACTAAATGGAAATAAAAGTAACTTACACAGAATTTGTGTCAATCCATTAAGGATGTCACCATTTCCCTCCTGTGCCATAGTTGCAAGATCAAGCTTGTGTATTACAGTCTGACCCACAAAACCATGAAGAAGGCAACGGACTAGATGTTGTTGGCCTGATCTGGGTGCTCCAGCAACTAAAGCTCGAAAACCTGTTAACTTATATGCTAACCCTCCTTTGTTCAGAGAACAGGTGGAACTCAACCTGCGGTCATCGAACTTCTCATGTTGTTTGTTTTGACTTAACAACATTGAACCATGATTTCCTAGTTGAGATGCTGTAAGACCATAGCTTGACAAGATTGATACAATTTTTTTTCCAATATCTTTCTGCTGTATCAAAGAGGGAAGATAGGAAGACCAGAAAGTGTGAGGTACATTGTTCTTTTCCATAGACGAAAACACCACTTCCTTTATAGAGGAAGATGCCTTCAGAAGAGACGAAGGTAACCAGATCCGTTCATCCAAACAGAGGGAAATAAGGAGATGAAGTAATGGTTTAAGAAGGCATGGTAAAAGATAGGAATCAATAGGAGCGGAAACTAGATCATTTGCAgcaatccctgcttccctttgtgaacAGGGTGGGGGAGCTGCTGCAAGAGCAGACAGCCAATCCCTTTCCTCCACGTCGATTGATGGTAGAGGAAGTCGTCCATGTTCAGTTCCTTTCTCAGCAAAGCGTAAGATATCTTGCAATGGGCAAGTCCTTTTCAGAGCATTTAATGCAGCTTGGGTACAAATTGCCTGCAAATCAGCACCAGCGTATCCAATAGTTTGGCTTGCAACAGCTGAGAGGAATGTGCCTGAAATAGGACTAGGCCAGTTTTTTGTGTGTAACGAAAGAATGGCAGACCTAGCCTCTAGGGTGGGGAGCGGGAAGTATATCTCACGATCAAACCTTCCTGGTCTCCTAAGTGCAGGGTCTATAGCATCAGGACGATTAGTAGCCCCTATTACTATAACGGAGCCACGTGATTTCAAGCCATCAAGTAACGAGAGCAAAGTCGCTACAACTGAATTGTGCGTCTGGTCTTGTTGTCTGGATCTACAAGGTGCTAAACCATCCATCTCATCAAAAAATATGATAGAAGGTTGGCATTTTTCAGCTACCTGGAATAGAAGTCTTAACTGCCTCTCAGCATCCCCAACATACTTGCCCAAACAATCAGCACCTTTTCGAGCAAAATAAGCAATCCTTCTGTTACCCTGAGAGCATGCCCCTATTAGTGCCCGTACAACAAGTGTTTTACCAGTACCAGGATGACCATGCAGCAGAACACCTCTTGGTGGTGTAAGACCTAAAGAGCTAAAGAATTCAGGATATAGAAGAGGGAGTATCACCACTTCTTTCATGCTCTGGATAACATCGCTAAGCCCAGCAACAGATTCCCAACCACGGTACGCCTTGTCATTTTCAGAAGAACCTCCTATGTAAACAGGTGCAATCCTCAAAAGATCTCTGTTTAGCCTCTTCCCCTCACGTTTCAAGAACTCTTCATCTTCCCCACAGTTCTCTAACCATTTCTCTTCAGCCTCTATATCCTTTCTCCATGCATCATGTGACAACTTTCTGATATTGGCCTTCATCTTCTTTACCTTCATCTTCCTGAGTAGTTCAGCATATTTATCTCCTTGAGGTTGGAAGAGATGTCGATGATCATTACAAGTTATAAGAAACTTCCGGTGATCAAATATGCAGGCTTCTGTTCGACTACAAGGCTACAGAATAGAGATGGAGAGATGAATAATACATATTAAAGAGAAATAATAGAATGATGAAGCGCAGCCTAAGCATAAAGTAATTACCAAATGGTAGGTTTTTGGACACCGGTCGACACGGCACCCAATAGTTGCTCCAGGTCTGCCACACCGACTGCACTTCAGAAGCCTTCCACGGCAAAGTGCTGCCCTTACATTTTTTAGGCACCCCAAACCAGCAAAGTAAACCTAAAATTTAACACCAAAAAAAAAATCTCAGCATCACTAACATGGTGTATATGGATGCATTCAACTGTTTTTATTGGCAATACATTCTATTGGAATTCAGTAAGTAATCCACAGAAACCAATGCTGATCCATAACCAGTTAACCATGCAGTGGAACATACTATTTTCAGGAAATACAATCATGGTGATAAAGAGGGGGTTATTGAGGAAGTGAGCCTAACTAACTTGGGTGAGGCCATGAGAAGGTGGATGTACAAACCCACAACCTAGGACATTGCTACATGCCTTCCTTTTTTTTAAATAGAGCTAAAGAACAGCAATAATAAgcaacagaagaaagaagtaacTCAACATACACATTCAAACAAACACATAAGAATTTGAAACGCATTGCAGGAACTGACCTCGGGACTCCAAACTGCACAATTCTGATGAACCCAGACACGGGCAATCCCAAATCTATCATGTATTGGACCCAGTAACCTTCCGAGCCATCCAGGATCGTCACTGAACCCATCCCATATATCATAGTTGGGCTCCTCTGAAGGCATGGCACCCTCATAGGCTTCATTCTCGCTGTCAGCAGTATCATGCAGTGCAATCTTGGGTGGTCTCCCATCAGTCCCTCCTCCACATAGCCCACACCTCCTTCCTTCTTTAACATCTACAACTCCTCGTTTTTCATCTGAAACTAGAGACTTTCCGACTCTCTCGTTCAGAGCCTCCTCAGGCAACACTATATTTGGGGCATCCATCTGTTCATCCTGCTGGACCTCTTCCACTTGCTCATCAGGACCATCAAGTTCCATTGGCTGCTCATCAGGAAGGTTGCTCGCTGCAATCTGCCCATGGTGCACATAGAGCTGCTCATTCCCCCCTAAATCGCCGAACTCAACCTCATCAGTATTCTCATCACCATTTTCTCCTTCTAGTACAGGTGAATCCAACTGTTCAGGTTTCTCTTCACCCTGCAAACTATcctcctcccccatttcctccatgttGCCTTCGTCTAGATCAGTTCCCGCACCaattgcttcttcctcctcgtcataCTCATCACCTTCCTCCCCTGCTCCTTTTTCCTCACCTTCCTCTTCTACTACAGTGACACCCTCAACAGCCTCGTGAGTATGTACACTAACATCGATGGTTAAATTGATCTCCCCATCTCTGATTTCCCTCCCACGCGATGACAAACCTCCGCTCTCCTCGCCCCCCTCTTCCTTAATCCCCTCCTCAACTTCGTCTTCATCTTGGAACCACAGGGTCCTCACTCGCCTCCCCGCCCCGGCCTTCCCCTTTGCCCTATCCCGCAGCCGCGAGCGCCACGCCGCATTTCCCCCGccgtcctcctcatcctcctcgccGTCCACTACTCGGGCAACCGCCT is from Triticum aestivum cultivar Chinese Spring chromosome 3A, IWGSC CS RefSeq v2.1, whole genome shotgun sequence and encodes:
- the LOC123061712 gene encoding uncharacterized protein produces the protein MPPSMPKRRRGVAASPRCRKKQKRLDAICDVAPTPPPGGGGEDSDPESVRRSTRSRRAPVTLDTSPAPSPRRMRPRRGGGVAGSSGSPRRGGKGRARGQAVARVVDGEEDEEDGGGNAAWRSRLRDRAKGKAGAGRRVRTLWFQDEDEVEEGIKEEGGEESGGLSSRGREIRDGEINLTIDVSVHTHEAVEGVTVVEEEGEEKGAGEEGDEYDEEEEAIGAGTDLDEGNMEEMGEEDSLQGEEKPEQLDSPVLEGENGDENTDEVEFGDLGGNEQLYVHHGQIAASNLPDEQPMELDGPDEQVEEVQQDEQMDAPNIVLPEEALNERVGKSLVSDEKRGVVDVKEGRRCGLCGGGTDGRPPKIALHDTADSENEAYEGAMPSEEPNYDIWDGFSDDPGWLGRLLGPIHDRFGIARVWVHQNCAVWSPEVYFAGLGCLKNVRAALCRGRLLKCSRCGRPGATIGCRVDRCPKTYHLPCSRTEACIFDHRKFLITCNDHRHLFQPQGDKYAELLRKMKVKKMKANIRKLSHDAWRKDIEAEEKWLENCGEDEEFLKREGKRLNRDLLRIAPVYIGGSSENDKAYRGWESVAGLSDVIQSMKEVVILPLLYPEFFSSLGLTPPRGVLLHGHPGTGKTLVVRALIGACSQGNRRIAYFARKGADCLGKYVGDAERQLRLLFQVAEKCQPSIIFFDEMDGLAPCRSRQQDQTHNSVVATLLSLLDGLKSRGSVIVIGATNRPDAIDPALRRPGRFDREIYFPLPTLEARSAILSLHTKNWPSPISGTFLSAVASQTIGYAGADLQAICTQAALNALKRTCPLQDILRFAEKGTEHGRLPLPSIDVEERDWLSALAAAPPPCSQREAGIAANDLVSAPIDSYLLPCLLKPLLHLLISLCLDERIWLPSSLLKASSSIKEVVFSSMEKNNVPHTFWSSYLPSLIQQKDIGKKIVSILSSYGLTASQLGNHGSMLLSQNKQHEKFDDRRLSSTCSLNKGGLAYKLTGFRALVAGAPRSGQQHLVRCLLHGFVGQTVIHKLDLATMAQEGNGDILNGLTQILLKGLHLGRCIIYMPRIDLWAVNTVHEQETEDHGHNMDTSKLASSPVESMPKCSEVWNTLVDQMGSLSASVSISVLATSELKFQDLPCGVKHFFSTHVVDQCLSSSEHTVPRFSVNVDSSISWDEVLDSCALRLSHDLIQHHVQLLHDRAHNSRDDQKEVFSPMEISAPDKSKSCENQESIILAKSSLYVDKRPSYPTKLATCSAQLQPSASDVKDREEDPEELDFHESVSRNPSSRTMKGNEALSIIAFGIQILQHPQFSKLCWVTSKLREGPCTDINEPWKGWPFNSCLLHSSTSSNKSLSEGHSVVKGKEKSLCVRGLVAVGLLAYRGVYESVMEVCAEVRKVLELLVEQIRIKILEKKSRYRYFHILSQVAYLDDIVNSWAYTFQRLHPDTRTRALGTKTASLGKSCTRECESTSYATESNVLAGPVGGSTEVQDNSAQQSHDHLVGPASCPSEMHDKAVQGPDQLEIHSVVCNIGNDHLTSISRMDAVEQDLVCSASPDAPKSALTPADPVINDGGSDGVNNGWKMSRVTNGKAKCKPDIQRSESLSESVEDFNNMQRAENSSACPAAMDNVEVPKKTMSSESHGSGNELHTSFPLNDVGSGHPINGQVQDSINNLSVPKSSCLYECCSTCFHAVYKVSHDILSNSVWPNKHCLTVDDMHDILSSCSLKLLATVRKWHSSQGVVGCKEEIGKKRYLQIISEHCVCQGDVSFVSRDCTCHLESSAEAEASNKERHSLCGQSLSFFFKDGVLMPQDLTAGTTLHCSFKTLCVCSLPGTISMLIQIPS